CCCTGTGAGgatgacatcatcaacataaacaagaagTGCAGTGAAGATGCTACCTCGGGTTCGGATGAAGAGTGAATAGTCCGACTTAGATTGATGAAAACCAGCAAGTTTGAGTGCTGTAGACAATTTTATGAACCATTGGCGAGAGGCTTGTTTGAGCCCGTACAGAGATTTGTGCAACTTGCATACACGAGTCTCCCCCTTTCGTCCGAAACCCTGAGGTAGGGACATATATACTTCTTCCTCAAGATCGCCATGGAGAAACGCGTTATTGACGTCAAGCTGACGAAGATGCCAATGTTGGGTGGCAGCCACGGCAAGCAGGAGACGGACGGTAACAAGCTTGGCAACTGGGGCAAAAGTCTCCCTgtaatcaaaaccttcaatCTGACTGTAACCTTTGGCAACCAACCGTGCCTTGTAACGTTCAACCGTGCCATcaggattgaatttgattttgtaaacccatttgcagcCAACAGGTTTCTTGTGCGGTGGCAGTGGTTGGAGGGACCACGTACCATTTTCTTGGAGAGCCTGAAGCTCTTGGTCCATAGCATGGCGCCATTGGGGGTCCTTGACAGCTTGGGAAAAGGTGGTGGGTGTTTTGATGGCTGAGATGGATGTGGCAAAGGCCCTGTGGGAAGGAGACAAGTTATCATAGGATATAACATGAGATAAAGGGTGAGAAGTACCTGTATGTCCAGCCAATGATGGAGGCGATGACGGTGGATCCCGAGTGGGCAATGAAACCTCCACATGGTAGTGTTGAAGATAACTGGGAGCATGGGTTGTGCGGCGTAGCCGAGGTGCGGGTGTGGAGGTGGGATTAGGGTGTGGCGGAGACATAATGGGGTCAAGTGTGGTAGTGGTGTCACTATGGAATGATGTGTTTGGTGGAATGTTAGGTGTGTCTGAAGGAATGGGCATGGCACTCGGTGCAGGTGTCGGTAATGGGTCAATAGAGACCATTGGAGTGGGAAACAACGTGGAATTGGGGGGAGGGGAAAGAGTGGCAGCGGAAGTAGTGTAGGGAAATAATTGTTCATGAAAAACAACGTCCCGAGAGATGAATATTTGACCAGTTTCGAGATTGGAAACGCGGTATCCCTTGGTACCATATGGGTATCCAAGGAATAGGCAACGGATAGAACGGGCATCAAATTTAGTAGGACGAGTATGGTGGGTGGAggcaaaacacaaacaaccaaacacacgTAAATGTGCATAAGAAGGTGTTTTGTGAAAGAGAATTTCGTATGGAGTTTTACCTTTAAGAACAGGAGTGGGAGTACGATTGATGAGATAAGCAGCGGTAAGGATGGAAtctccccaaaaaaatttaggaagGTTGGCTTGAAAAAGTAAGGAGCGGGCAACATTTAGAAGGTGACGGTGCTTGCGTTCGGCTACTCCATTCTGTTGTGGGGTGGAAACACAAGTGGTTTGATGCATAATCCCTTTTTCAGAGTAGAAATCATGCATGGAGAATTCAGGGCCATTGTCACTCCTAATGACTTTGACGCGAGTAGAAAACTGTGTTTCAACATAGTTtatgaaggaaagaagagatccaCGTGCATCGGATTTGCTATGTAATAGATAAATCCAAGTAcaacgagaaaaatcatcaacaattgtaAGAAAGTATTTTGCCCCATTGAGTGATTGGATATGGTATCCTCCCCAAATGTcaacatgaattaattcaaatggaacTTTCGTAGTAATAGAACTCAATGGAAAAGAGTTACGAGTTTGTTTGGCAAGAGGACAAATGGCACAATCATCAACTGAACAAAAATGGATATTTTTGGTAGACAAAGATATGGCCCGTAGGCTTTTGTTAGATAAATGACCTAAACGTTGGTGCCATAAATGGGATGAGTTGGAAGGTGTAATTGTTGAGGCGGAATAACACCCAGATATCCTCGCAACGTCCAAGTAATAAAGCCCATTGCGCTCAGttcccatcccaatcatctCCCCCGATCGTTGGTCCTGAACAATGCAAGACACATCAGTAAAAATTGCAGAACATAGGGATGTTTTGGCTAATTTGGCTACTGAAATTAAGTTTAATCGGAATGATGGAACACATAAAACATTATAGAGCACAAGATTATCAGAAAACCGTATGGTGCCCATATGTGTTATGGGAGCAATGGCATGATTGGGCAGGTATACATGACGATTACGAATTGGTGTCTTGGTGGTCATAAGAGTGGATGAGCAGACCATGTGATCTGTAGCACCTGTATCAAAAATCCATTCCTTATGTGGAATAAGAGAGTTTGCACAAACTGTGTTACCTGAAACGTTGCTCATTGTAGTTGCCGCATTCACTTGACTAGCCATGTTTCCTACTTTGTTTTGATCAATAAGAGCAAGGAGATCATGATATTGATCTGCCGTGAGGTTGTAGGAAGGTGGTGTGCTATCAGTATTGTCTGGTTGAAAACTTACATGATAAGCCTTTGAACGAGAATGAGAGTTTGTGTTCAAATGATTACTCTTATCACCGTGAGAGTTGGCCCTCTTAAGCTTGCGGCAAATATCGATTGTGTGACCTTTGTGTCCGCAGTAGTCACATTTTAAGTGTGCCCGACAGTTTTCAGTGGAGTGACCAGTAAGGTGGCAACGATGGCAACGGATAGTGGAGAGGTGGGACAAAGGAGCTTTCCCTGTATGATTGAACCTTTCTCTAGCGGTGAAAGCTGCTGCCTCTGGTGCTTTACCCAGACCTTGTGAGGAGATGACTCGTTGTTTTTCGTCTTGATTGACAAGAGAGAACACTTTGTTAGCAGGAGGTAGTGGATCCATGAGAAGAATTTGACCACGTGCTGCTGCATAAACCTCATTGAGTCCCATAAGGAACTTGATGGTACGTTGTGTCTGTTGGTATTGATGTAGAGTCTTGGCAATATCCCCACTACAAGGTGGTAGAGGACAAAGTGCATCTCGTTTGTCCCAGAGACTTTTGAGCTTGGTGTAGTATTCACCAATGGTCATGTTGCCTTGCAAGCAATCATGGATTTCCCGCTCAATGTGAAAAAGGTACACACTGTTGGTGGTAGAGAGTAGTTCCTTTAGTTCATTCCAGACGGCAAGAGCACTATCATTGTACATGACGCTTTGTCCGATTGCAGGGGTTACTGTGttgaggatccatcctttgacaagaagATCACAACGAGTCCATTGCTTTACCTCTGCCGTGGATCCTGTGACAGGTTTGGTCACGGTTCCATCGATGAAACCGTCTTTGTTCTTGGCAATAAGGGCCATGAGCATGGCATGACTCCAAAGAGGATAGTTCTCTTGATTCAGCGATTGGGTCACCAGGATAAGACCAGGTTGGTCCGAGTGGTGAAGATAGAGAGGATCACTTGGATCATCGTGCCAATGGTTTTGCATCTTGGTTATCTCAGATTTTTCTGGGTCATTGTTGTCGGTCTTTGCCATGAGTGTGGAGGCAAGGTGGAATAATGATTTGCAGTTGATGTTGTTTTACAGGAAGGGTGAAAgcctaagctccgataccatgtaaagaaaacagagaaagagaattgtgtatggtgttgagaaaattgtatgttcatttacatctatgttagtgatatatataggagaagaaagcactaagtcaagcctaaacaatggcaaacaactagaaacattgcctaatttatgcatgcatttaaggtaatggaatcaataatatattctccttgatatcctccttgatatcctccttaacatgttccttgatatcctccttaatatcctccttaacatcctccttaatttcctctttaataGCATCAAAGAACTAGGACTTGAGGCAGCGGTTCAAAGGCAACACCCAGgtcaagttttgttttttttattgtgatgtTGAAAAAGCTTCTTGACATCTTGGTTCATGTAGGACATACAACCTTCTTTGCATCTTAGTTCATGTAGTGACATTAAGTTGTGCGCTTCAAAAAGAGATTCTTGCGGGTAACTTAGGCCTCCAATTTACTTCCATGGAAGATTTCTTCTGCCACCTTCTTAAGCCATCAAAAGAAACCATAAGATACTTTGTCTAATTCCAGAATGCGTGAAGCACTATGATGTGGAATAGGAAATCTGTGCTAACCTCTTGCTATTCCCAATTTATGTTGCACTTGGACATTAGTTTTGAAGTTGAACCTTAATAGATCGACTTTTTCTCCTTGGactatttttttcctcttctagTGTAGTATGGAAGCAACAACATTTTTATCATTATCTTCTACGACTAATAGGAATATGCTCATTATGAATAGTGAAGCTATACATCTAATTgaaatgatttgtttgacatACCCTTCCTTAATGTAGAGACCTGAGGGATACGATACCCGAGTGTGTTGATATATCCAGGAAGTAACAGTCTTTGCGTAGGCACATCCTCTTATTCGTTCACAAGCTGATGCTTATGTTACTTTTAGGGCATTTCATTCTCAATATGTTAATGAAAGTTTGTGTATCTTAATATCCAAATTCATTTGGAAATGTATCAATCTCTTTTCAGGCGAAATCTGCAATTCAGCATCCTACACACCTGGATTTGGGAAATGTGGTTTCTGGAAGGATGGGTATGATTTGTGAAAGTGTGCTTTCAGAATTCAAGGAGTTGCTGTCAATGTGTGGAGGTCCGAACGAAAAGCTGAGGGCCAATTATTTATTGCAACAAATCATGTGAGTTTtccaaatttttatttatttaattcttgAACCATTTAGTCTGATTGAAAATATTCTGACTAGTTAAATTTGAACGACAGAATGATGGAGGTTGTTTAAATACTAACTTAATCTGCAAAATTTACTTTTAAATCATTTTGCTTAAATCCTTTCATGTTCCTTGTGCCTCTATTCATTATATGGATTAGGGAGCTTAATTTGTGCTGTAAACAATGCTGgcttgttaaaaatataatggCATAATTCAATTAGTAATAACTCTCTCTACATCTCTCTATACGTATGCCACATATGACAGTACTTTCTTATTATTTTGGATGtatagaaaagaaagaatttcaCAGAATTCGGGAAACACTCGAACAAATTTTTTAAGCAATAATACCCCTCTCCCAGTATTCatgagaaaaataatttttcattatACTCATTCTGGATTGTCCTATCTGAATTCTTGGGAGGATTACATATGTTTCTATTGTTTCTTGTTTTGGCATATGAACGGCTAAAAGGTGACATTTGAAATTGATAGGATGTGTAgggctcctctctctctctcttgcaaaTACTCTTCATTTCCCAAATTAAACATTAATTCTTGAACCTTGGC
This DNA window, taken from Tripterygium wilfordii isolate XIE 37 chromosome 20, ASM1340144v1, whole genome shotgun sequence, encodes the following:
- the LOC119987390 gene encoding uncharacterized protein LOC119987390: MTIGEYYTKLKSLWDKRDALCPLPPCSGDIAKTLHQYQQTQRTIKFLMGLNEVYAAARGQILLMDPLPPANKVFSLVNQDEKQRVISSQGLGKAPEAAAFTARERFNHTGKAPLSHLSTIRCHRCHLTGHSTENCRAHLKCDYCGHKGHTIDICRKLKRANSHGDKSNHLNTNSHSRSKAYHVSFQPDNTDSTPPSYNLTADQYHDLLALIDQNKVGNMASQVNAATTMSNVSGPTIGGDDWDGN